In Indicator indicator isolate 239-I01 unplaced genomic scaffold, UM_Iind_1.1 iindUn_scaffold_96, whole genome shotgun sequence, one genomic interval encodes:
- the LOC128980270 gene encoding electroneutral sodium bicarbonate exchanger 1-like, producing the protein MAKVLGPDPAAALSARSLPVRRPKRSAAAAHPDHRRSAGRPRAARQPCGVTLPCLREFFKRLLLVLMPGKHQPDFIYLRHVPLRKVHFFTFIQVLCLGLLCAIKMSPAAIIFPMLDLALVLVRKAMEFCFSKRELSLLDDLLPESSKKGVSATKEGQQEEPASEATMDENGGDQMASLKDLLEYDEEAVIDQGKWSSTASIHYEDELEIHPIRGSQEDEQHAPHKLFCQLAEICVAEGEAAEWKDAARWFRFEEDVEDGGERWSKPYVATLSLPSLLQLRSFISSGTVLLDIGASGMEEIADAILCHQGHSSRLDEEALARVREVLLLQHQHRISKERKSCLPRAVARGDCSLSTSLSAFLSLPVAALSPRPSADAAGAEGGGKQESSTRALSKVRPLQLSSAFKARLALARVVPGWAAEHPGLCSWGSCLRIASCAQAELRLLKRIPSGAEACSLLVGELGALQQPLLAFVRLAQAVLLPGLTEVPIPTRFLFVLLGPAGRAQQYHEVGRAMATLMMDEVFQAVAYKGKKPGDLVAGLEEFLERVKVLPAGQWDPSIRIKPPEKVPPQEKRKVPGAVEGSAASSEPARHAGPELECTGRLCGGFIQDVKRKAPWFWSDFRDAFSLQCLASVLFLYCACMSPVITFGGLLGEATEGYLSAMESLMGACLSGVVYCLFAGQPLTILGSTGPVLVFEKIIYQFCKDQALSYLSLRACIGLWTTFLSLVLVVTDASSLVRYITRFTEETYASLICLIFIYEALEKLSALRLTYPVHTPSALDSLTTYSCKCVAPAQPSNQTLRFWESTKVNVSGIAWHNLTVTVFQAVAYKGKKPGDLVAGLEEFLERVKVLPAGQWDPSIRIKPPEKVPPQEKRKVPGAVDGSAAHHHQKQSENCSGTSEAAGRPQAFEGEESEPWLQAVGVCVKCPVPIWDGCMKTSA; encoded by the exons ATGGCGAAGGTGCTGGGGCCGGACCCCGCCGCCGCGCTCTCAGCCCGTTCGCTTCCGGTGCGCCGCCCAAAGcgctccgccgccgccgctcaCCCCGACCATCGGCGGTCCGCGGGCCGGCCGAGAGCAGCGCGGCAGCCCTGCGGGGTCACTCTCCCTTGCCTCCGAGAG TTCTTCAAGCGCTTGCTGCTGGTGTTGATGCCAGGCAAGCACCAGCCGGACTTCATCTACCTGCGGCACGTTCCCCTGCGCAAGGTGCACTTCTTCACCTTCATCCAGGTGCTCTGCCTCGGCCTGCTCTGCGCCATCAAGATGTCCCCTGCTGCCATCATCTTCCCCATGCTg GATTTGGCTCTGGTCTTGGTGCGGAAAGCGATGGAATTCTGCTTCTCCAAGCGGGAGCTCAGCTTGCTGGATGACCTTCTGCCAGAGAGCAGCAAGAAGGGGGTCAGTGCCACAAAGGAAGGCCAGCAAGAGGAG CCAGCCAGCGAGGCGACGATGGATGAGAACGGAGGAGACCAAATGGCCTCCCTGAAGGACTTACTG GAATACGACGAAGAGGCAGTGATTGACCAGGGAAAatggagcagcactgccagcattcACTATGAGGATGAGCTGGAAA TCCACCCCATCCGTGGGAGCCAGGAGGACGAGCAGCATGCTCCCCACAAACTCTTCTGCCAGCTGGCTGAGATCTGCGTGGCAGAGGGGGAAGCTGCTGAGTGGAAGGATGCAGCAAG GTGGTTCAGGTTTGAGGAGGACGTGGAAGACGGTGGCGAGCGCTGGAGCAAGCCCTACGTGGCCAcactgtccctgcccagcctcttgcagctgaggagcttcatcagcagtggcacagtgctgctggacatTGGGGCCAGTGGCATGGAAGAGATTGCAG atgccatcctgtgccatCAGGGACACAGCTCCAGGCTTGATGAGGAGGCGCTGGCAAGAGTGCGAGaagtgcttctgctgcagcatcagcatcGGATcagcaaggagaggaagagctgcctgcccagggctgtggcacgaggtga ctgcagcctgtccacCTCTCTGAGTGCCTTTCTTTCCCTGCCAGTGGCAGCACTCAGCCCTCGGCCTTCTGCAGACGCTGCTGGGGCTGAAGGTGGGGGGAAGCAGGAGAGCTCCACAAGGGCTTTAAGCAAGGTGAGACCCCTGcagctttcttctgccttcaaggccaggttggctcTGGCAAGGGTGGTGCCAGGGTGGGCTGCAGAGCACCCAGGGCTTTGCTCTTGGGGCAGCTGCCTGAGAATTGCTTCTTGTGCCCAGGCGGAGCTGCGCTTGCTGAAGAGAATTCCCAGCGGGGCtgaagcctgcagcctgctcgtAGGGGAGCTGGGGGCCCTTCAGCAGCCCCTCCTGGCCTTTGTccgcctggcccaggctgtcctcCTCCCGGGGCTGACCGAAGTGCCCATCCCAACCAG GTTCCTCTTTGTTTTGCTGGGACCAGCAGGAAGAGCCCAGCAGTACCATGAGGTCGGCAGGGCCATGGCTACTCTCATGATGGATGAG GTTTTCCAAGCAGTTGCCTACAAAGGCAAGAAGCCAGGTGACCTGGTGGCTGGCCTGGAGGAGTTCCTGGAGCGGGTGAAGGTCTTGCCAGCAGGCCAGTGGGATCCCTCCATCCGGATCAAGCCCCCggaaaaggtccctccccag gagaaaaggaaggtgcCAGGAGCTGTGGAGGGCAGCGCTGCGTCGAGCGAGCCGGCGAGACACGCTGGGCCTGAGCTGGAGTGCACAGGAAG GCTCTGTGGAGGTTTCATCCAGGACGTGAAGCGCAAAGCGCCCTGGTTCTGGAGCGACTTTCGGGATGCCTTCAGCTTGCAGTGTCTGGCGTCCGTCCTCTTCCTCTACTGTGCCTGCATGTCCCCTGTCATCACCTTCGGCGGCCTGCTGGGGGAGGCGACCGAAGGCTACCTA AGTGCCATGGAGTCCCTGATGGGTGCCTGCCTGTCCGGCGTGGTCTATTGCCTCTTTGCTGGGCAGCCTCTCACCATCCTTGGCAGCACCGGACCCGTCCTTGTCTTTGAGAAGATCATCTACCAGTTCTGCAA GGACCAGGCGCTCTCCTATCTGTCCCTGCGGGCGTGCATCGGGCTCTGGACCACCTTCCTCtccctggtgctggtggtgacCGACGCCAGCTCCCTGGTGCGCTACATCACTCGCTTCACCGAGGAGACCTACGCCTCCCTCATCTGCCTCATCTTCATCTACGAGGCTCTGGAGAAGCTGAGTGCCCTGCGACTCACCTACCCTGTGCACACGCCCAGCGCCCTCGACTCCCTCACCACCTACAG ctgcaaGTGTGtggcaccagcccagcccagcaacCAAACCCTGCGTTTCTGGGAGAGCACCAAGGTCAACGTGTCTGGCATCGCCTGGCACAACCTCACGGTGACT GTTTTCCAAGCAGTTGCCTACAAAGGCAAGAAGCCAGGTGACCTGGTGGCTGGCCTGGAGGAGTTCCTGGAGCGGGTGAAGGTCTTGCCAGCAGGCCAGTGGGATCCCTCCATCCGGATCAAGCCCCCggaaaaggtccctccccag gagaaaaggaaggtgcCAGGAGCTGTGGACGGCAGCGCTGCGCACCACCACCAGAAGCAGTCTGAGAACTGCTCAGGAACATCTGAAGCAGCTGGCAGGCCCCAAGCCTTTGAAGGAGAAGAGTCAGAAC cctggctccaggctGTTGGTGTCTGCGTGAAGTGCCCTGTGCCCATCTGGGACGGGTGCATGAAGACGAGTGCATGA